One Halobaculum sp. CBA1158 DNA segment encodes these proteins:
- a CDS encoding FkbM family methyltransferase — protein MNMKRKASLAFHALSNFAGKAGCSKIPGANFVNDYLSDLISPTIDGEFTWINYEGHQLKIASGDHVSERLLKSGAYEGTIADLIHKKVNTGETVVDIGAHIGHHTLSMRAAAGETGTISAYEPHPRNAQYIRDTIKRNEFQNVSVIEGALSDTHGVGNLEVDEANTGSSSLHTNTKKNHSIVEVNILDADEEFESAGLSSIDFAKVDIQGGEFELIVGNNAILNTIGKMVIEIHPTSFLTPVQTKKVFERLDKEGQIESLSGQPISKKDIIHSRNDVCLYWESDG, from the coding sequence ATGAACATGAAAAGAAAAGCCAGTCTCGCATTTCATGCCCTATCAAATTTTGCTGGAAAAGCCGGCTGTTCGAAAATTCCAGGTGCCAACTTCGTAAATGACTATTTATCAGATTTGATCTCTCCAACTATTGATGGCGAATTTACTTGGATCAACTACGAAGGACATCAATTGAAAATCGCCTCAGGCGACCATGTAAGCGAGCGATTATTAAAATCTGGCGCCTATGAGGGAACAATCGCAGATCTAATTCACAAGAAGGTGAATACCGGAGAAACAGTCGTTGATATTGGTGCTCATATTGGTCATCATACTTTATCAATGCGAGCCGCCGCTGGAGAAACCGGAACAATATCAGCATATGAACCACACCCAAGGAATGCACAATATATTCGAGATACTATCAAGAGAAATGAGTTCCAGAATGTTTCTGTAATTGAGGGAGCGTTGTCTGATACCCACGGTGTTGGAAATCTAGAAGTTGATGAGGCAAATACCGGATCGTCGTCGCTCCATACCAACACTAAAAAAAATCATTCCATTGTAGAGGTTAACATCCTTGATGCAGATGAAGAGTTTGAATCAGCAGGCCTGTCATCTATTGACTTCGCTAAAGTTGACATCCAAGGTGGCGAATTTGAATTGATTGTCGGGAATAATGCCATTTTGAACACAATAGGAAAGATGGTAATTGAGATCCATCCTACCTCTTTCCTAACTCCTGTTCAGACAAAGAAGGTTTTTGAGAGGCTTGATAAAGAAGGACAAATCGAATCTCTTTCTGGGCAGCCTATCTCAAAGAAGGATATCATCCATTCCAGGAATGATGTCTGTTTATATTGGGAATCGGATGGTTAA
- a CDS encoding flippase — MSDLKRILKNASYLFIGAAIADASAFLFRVLIANKLGPSVFGLFSLALMTVSVGTSITLLGLPDGIVTYVSRFRSNDQPDKIAGVVLVSVGIVVITNIVLIAVIWTLAPLLATTLFDTKALTPLLRVFVLGMPAKSIIALTGAICLSYEQAALQTTIRRLVPKIGQLTTAAIIIVAGGGIQLVVTWYVVVLWLTAILGLSLTTLLLKGESIKEISTNTRELLTFSSPLFLSGFIGFFLNWTDTIFVGFFLTSVDVGIYQSAYLLGTSISLFIGAVANTLYPNFGSLLAQNKHDVISNRYRKASRWLSILAVAPTAYLITFPEQSLTLLFGAEFRAGRWVLVTIVATYFVSAVLGPATNTLKTMGYSRYILTTFLVAFLVNIALNLLLIPRIGLLGAAVGSGTASIISDIFHFRRVKTELNLSLPVQNIGRVIVIAGVVALFLSLISDNVTTLPIYGGFVVLFCLLYAGGLLITNTISWRDLRKLIVE; from the coding sequence TACTTAAGAATGCGTCGTATCTTTTCATCGGTGCCGCTATCGCCGACGCAAGTGCGTTCCTCTTCCGAGTCCTGATCGCCAATAAACTCGGTCCATCGGTGTTTGGCCTGTTTTCTCTTGCGCTAATGACCGTGAGCGTTGGAACCTCGATTACTTTACTCGGGCTCCCAGATGGGATTGTCACCTACGTCAGTCGCTTCAGGTCAAATGATCAACCGGACAAGATTGCTGGGGTCGTGCTTGTCAGTGTGGGGATAGTCGTCATTACAAATATAGTCTTGATAGCCGTTATCTGGACGCTGGCTCCACTATTAGCGACCACACTCTTTGATACGAAGGCTCTGACACCACTCTTGAGAGTCTTTGTGCTGGGTATGCCAGCGAAATCGATTATCGCATTAACAGGTGCTATCTGTCTCAGTTACGAGCAGGCTGCCCTCCAAACAACTATTCGCCGCCTCGTGCCCAAGATCGGTCAACTCACAACAGCGGCCATTATTATCGTTGCAGGTGGTGGAATTCAACTGGTTGTCACTTGGTATGTAGTAGTGCTGTGGCTTACTGCTATTCTCGGTCTCAGCCTCACAACACTATTACTTAAGGGGGAATCAATAAAAGAGATTAGTACAAACACCAGAGAATTATTAACATTTTCGTCACCATTATTTTTATCTGGTTTTATTGGTTTTTTTTTAAACTGGACGGATACGATATTCGTCGGATTTTTCTTGACGAGCGTAGATGTCGGCATCTATCAATCAGCATATTTACTTGGCACCTCTATTTCTCTATTCATTGGAGCTGTCGCAAATACCCTTTACCCTAACTTCGGATCTCTGTTGGCCCAGAATAAACACGATGTTATTAGTAATCGGTACAGAAAAGCCTCCCGTTGGCTTAGTATCCTTGCGGTAGCACCTACCGCCTATCTAATTACATTTCCCGAGCAGTCGCTGACATTACTCTTTGGGGCTGAGTTTAGGGCAGGCCGATGGGTGTTAGTGACAATAGTTGCTACCTATTTTGTTAGTGCAGTTCTTGGTCCTGCTACGAATACACTCAAAACTATGGGTTACTCTCGGTATATTTTAACAACATTTCTAGTTGCATTTCTAGTCAATATAGCTCTTAACCTACTATTGATCCCCCGGATCGGGTTGCTCGGTGCAGCTGTTGGTTCAGGCACTGCATCGATAATATCCGATATTTTTCACTTTCGTCGTGTAAAAACTGAATTGAATCTGTCTCTTCCTGTTCAAAATATCGGTCGCGTTATAGTAATCGCTGGAGTAGTTGCACTCTTTCTTAGTCTCATTAGTGATAACGTGACCACGTTACCGATTTATGGTGGTTTCGTGGTGTTATTTTGTTTACTCTATGCGGGCGGACTTCTAATTACGAATACTATCTCCTGGAGGGATCTGCGTAAGCTTATCGTTGAATAG